One region of Deinococcus budaensis genomic DNA includes:
- a CDS encoding ABC transporter ATP-binding protein yields the protein MLELRDVHTYYGQIHALKGLNMTVNQGEIVALIGGNGAGKTTTLRTISGMMKPKHGQVVYEGQSIGGVPAHTILGRGMSHVPEGRRIFPQLSVRENLEVGAYTVTDRAVVEQRIEEGFALFPRLKERETQLGGTMSGGEQQMLAIARALMVNPRLLLLDEPSMGLSPLFVEAIFDIVEKLNRERGTTILLVEQNASMALGIAHRAYVLQTGEIRLSGPAADIARDESVRKAYLGDE from the coding sequence ATGCTGGAGCTGAGGGACGTGCACACCTACTACGGCCAGATTCACGCCCTCAAGGGCCTGAACATGACCGTGAACCAGGGCGAGATCGTGGCCCTGATCGGCGGCAATGGGGCGGGCAAGACGACCACCCTGCGCACGATCAGCGGCATGATGAAGCCCAAGCACGGGCAGGTCGTCTACGAGGGCCAGAGCATCGGCGGGGTGCCCGCCCACACCATCCTGGGGCGCGGCATGAGCCACGTGCCCGAGGGCCGCCGCATCTTTCCGCAGCTCAGCGTGCGCGAGAACCTGGAGGTCGGCGCCTACACCGTGACCGACCGCGCGGTGGTCGAGCAGCGCATCGAGGAGGGCTTCGCGCTGTTTCCGCGCCTCAAGGAGCGCGAGACCCAGCTGGGCGGCACCATGTCGGGCGGCGAGCAGCAGATGCTGGCGATTGCCCGCGCGCTGATGGTCAATCCCCGGCTGCTGCTGCTGGACGAACCCAGCATGGGCCTCTCTCCGCTCTTCGTGGAAGCGATTTTCGACATCGTCGAGAAGCTCAACCGCGAGCGCGGCACGACCATCTTGCTCGTCGAGCAAAACGCGAGCATGGCGCTGGGGATCGCGCACCGCGCCTACGTGTTGCAGACCGGCGAGATCCGCCTCAGCGGCCCGGCCGCCGACATCGCCCGTGACGAGAGCGTCCGCAAGGCGTACCTGGGCGACGAATAA
- a CDS encoding ABC transporter ATP-binding protein: MGAGNILEVQGVTKTFGGLTAVNDVTFEVPERSIISVIGPNGAGKTTFFNLITGIYAPDRGTVRLAGRELIGLRPDQVAAAGIARTFQNIRLFSTMTSEENIMVGRHSRLKVGFWDAVLHTRRFHSTEAEARETARVMLDFVGLSKWRGELATNLPYGDQRKLEIARALATTPKLILLDEPAAGMNPRETEDLKALIRSIRDDLGVTVVLIEHDMRLVMTLSENITVLDYGTKISEGLPHQVRNDPRVMEAYLGRGAAAGEYGKEAGHSG, translated from the coding sequence ATGGGCGCGGGCAACATTCTGGAAGTGCAGGGGGTCACCAAGACCTTCGGCGGCCTGACGGCCGTGAACGACGTGACCTTCGAGGTGCCCGAGCGCAGCATCATCAGCGTGATCGGGCCGAACGGGGCGGGCAAGACGACTTTTTTCAACCTGATCACCGGCATCTACGCGCCCGACCGGGGCACCGTGCGGCTGGCCGGGCGCGAGCTGATCGGCCTGCGTCCCGACCAGGTGGCCGCCGCCGGCATCGCGCGCACGTTCCAGAACATCCGGCTCTTTTCCACCATGACCTCGGAGGAAAACATCATGGTGGGCCGCCACAGCCGCCTGAAGGTGGGCTTCTGGGACGCCGTGCTGCACACCCGCCGCTTTCACTCCACCGAGGCCGAGGCGCGTGAGACGGCCCGGGTGATGCTCGATTTCGTGGGGCTGAGCAAGTGGCGCGGCGAGCTGGCGACCAATCTGCCCTACGGCGACCAGCGCAAGCTGGAAATCGCCCGCGCGCTGGCGACCACCCCGAAGCTGATCTTGCTGGACGAACCGGCGGCGGGCATGAACCCCCGCGAGACCGAGGACCTCAAGGCATTGATCCGCTCGATCCGCGACGACCTGGGCGTGACGGTGGTCCTGATCGAGCACGACATGCGGCTGGTGATGACCCTGTCGGAGAACATCACGGTGCTGGACTACGGCACCAAGATCAGCGAGGGCCTGCCGCACCAGGTTCGCAACGACCCGCGCGTGATGGAAGCCTATCTGGGCCGGGGCGCGGCGGCGGGCGAGTACGGCAAGGAGGCGGGGCACAGTGGTTGA
- a CDS encoding branched-chain amino acid ABC transporter permease, giving the protein MTAASPLTPRRTAPPPDRTGLLVLIFLLTSSLLLLSHNSDVLGGLGGVGAFLRNPIVEAIVVSLFLANVLFAYLWRAAPWAKALVGLGSLLLVLPWAGQEDTSLLDLSIQIMIFAALALGLNIVVGLAGLLDLGYVAFFAVGAYTWGIFASPRFGEILRYYGENPGATNAGTLALGLFLTAVTAASLVYIRRRGRTARPSRFASWSFALASFGLLAGLTLTARALIVLNAFRAQGLANGIDPAFFWLFLALSVMAAAIVGVLIGLPVLRLKGDYLAIITLGLGEVIRVLANNLDLYSAGSQGITPIRSASVPWFDALAARLGFAEDQYYLLFLYALSLAMVGLILLVNVRLDRSRIGRAWIAIRDDEVAAQAMGVPLVQTKLIAFATGASFAGAMGMIFAAKQTFISPESFNLFQSIGVLAMVILGGMGSFPGVILGATVVTLLNLRILPGLGEATANIAWIPQQVNPGQLQRFVFGVILVTIMLLRPEGLLPSRRRTLELHHEDNQEDDSARGNAGALTAGSGHVYSPGLAPLKEEDRAGGAK; this is encoded by the coding sequence ATGACGGCCGCCAGTCCCCTGACGCCGCGCCGCACGGCCCCGCCTCCCGACCGCACCGGGCTGCTGGTCCTGATCTTTTTGCTGACCAGCTCGCTGCTGCTGCTCTCGCACAACAGTGACGTGCTGGGGGGCCTGGGCGGCGTGGGCGCGTTCCTGCGCAATCCCATCGTGGAAGCGATTGTCGTGTCGCTTTTCCTGGCGAATGTGCTGTTCGCCTACCTGTGGCGCGCGGCACCCTGGGCCAAGGCGCTGGTCGGCCTGGGCAGCCTGCTGCTGGTGTTGCCGTGGGCCGGGCAGGAGGACACCTCGCTGCTCGACCTCAGCATCCAGATTATGATCTTCGCGGCCCTGGCGCTGGGGCTGAACATCGTGGTGGGGCTGGCGGGGCTGCTCGACCTCGGGTACGTGGCTTTCTTTGCGGTGGGCGCGTACACCTGGGGCATCTTTGCCAGCCCGCGCTTCGGCGAGATTCTGCGCTACTACGGCGAGAACCCCGGCGCGACGAACGCGGGCACGCTGGCGCTGGGCCTCTTTCTGACGGCGGTCACGGCGGCCAGTCTGGTCTACATCCGGCGGCGCGGGCGGACGGCGCGGCCCAGCCGCTTCGCCTCCTGGAGCTTCGCGCTGGCGAGTTTCGGGCTGCTGGCCGGGCTGACGCTGACGGCGCGGGCGCTGATCGTGCTCAACGCCTTCCGCGCCCAGGGACTGGCGAACGGCATCGACCCGGCCTTTTTCTGGCTCTTCCTCGCGCTGAGCGTGATGGCCGCCGCCATCGTGGGCGTCCTGATCGGCCTGCCGGTGCTGCGGCTCAAGGGCGATTACCTGGCGATCATCACGCTGGGGCTGGGCGAGGTGATCCGGGTGCTGGCGAACAACCTCGACCTGTACTCGGCGGGGTCGCAGGGCATCACGCCCATCCGGAGCGCCTCGGTGCCGTGGTTCGACGCGCTGGCCGCCCGCCTGGGCTTTGCCGAGGACCAGTATTACCTGCTCTTTCTGTACGCGCTGTCGCTGGCGATGGTGGGGCTGATCCTGCTCGTCAACGTGCGCCTCGACCGCTCGCGCATCGGACGGGCCTGGATCGCCATCCGCGATGACGAGGTCGCGGCGCAGGCGATGGGCGTGCCGCTGGTGCAGACCAAACTGATCGCCTTTGCCACCGGGGCGAGTTTTGCGGGCGCGATGGGCATGATCTTCGCGGCCAAGCAGACCTTTATCAGCCCGGAGAGCTTCAACCTCTTTCAGAGCATCGGCGTGCTGGCGATGGTGATTCTGGGCGGCATGGGGTCGTTTCCCGGCGTGATTCTGGGCGCCACGGTGGTCACGCTGCTCAACCTGCGCATTCTGCCGGGGCTGGGCGAGGCGACCGCCAACATCGCCTGGATTCCCCAGCAGGTCAACCCCGGGCAGCTCCAGCGCTTCGTGTTCGGGGTCATTCTGGTCACGATCATGCTGCTGCGCCCCGAGGGCCTGCTGCCCAGCCGCCGCCGCACGCTGGAACTGCACCACGAGGACAACCAGGAAGACGACAGCGCGCGGGGCAACGCCGGGGCGCTGACCGCCGGAAGCGGCCACGTGTACAGCCCCGGCCTGGCCCCCCTGAAAGAAGAAGACCGGGCAGGAGGCGCGAAGTGA
- a CDS encoding branched-chain amino acid ABC transporter permease: MDLATLLPFVVNVIVGGLVLGFVYAIIALGYTMVYGVLQLINFAHSEVFVTGAVVGFEVFRVLTPSPMNGYLKLGVALLAAMVVSGLLNVLIERLAYRPLRNAPKLVPLITAIGVSLILQDTLRVIEGFQGRFDLTYTLPDGFSNKFCAAESSCAGLGNALRTVGVDLQLKDVILIAVSLLSLAVLNYLVSRTRLGKAIRAVAQDRVTSGLMGIDANRMISATFLIGGALGGISGVLFGVKFGTVNAYSGFDPGIIAFTAAVLGGIGSIPGAVLGGLLLGVIQNLIGVSNIFGSLLGIANLEAIDASYQRIGAFLVLVLILIFKPTGLLGKSNVEKV; the protein is encoded by the coding sequence TTGGATCTCGCCACATTGCTGCCGTTCGTCGTGAACGTGATCGTGGGCGGCCTGGTGCTGGGGTTCGTCTACGCGATCATCGCGCTGGGCTACACCATGGTGTACGGCGTCTTGCAGCTCATCAACTTCGCCCACTCGGAGGTCTTCGTGACCGGCGCCGTGGTGGGCTTCGAGGTGTTCCGGGTGTTGACCCCCAGCCCCATGAACGGCTACCTCAAGCTGGGCGTCGCCCTGCTCGCCGCGATGGTGGTGTCGGGCCTGCTCAACGTCTTGATCGAGCGCCTGGCCTACCGTCCGCTGCGCAACGCCCCGAAGCTGGTGCCGCTGATCACCGCCATCGGGGTGTCGCTGATCTTGCAAGACACCCTGCGGGTCATCGAGGGCTTTCAGGGCCGCTTTGACCTGACCTACACGCTGCCCGACGGCTTCAGCAACAAGTTCTGCGCCGCCGAGAGTTCCTGCGCGGGTCTGGGCAACGCCCTGCGGACGGTCGGCGTGGACCTGCAACTCAAGGATGTGATCCTGATCGCGGTGTCGCTGCTGAGCCTGGCCGTGCTGAACTACCTGGTCAGCCGCACCCGGCTGGGCAAGGCGATCCGCGCCGTGGCGCAAGACCGCGTGACCTCGGGCCTGATGGGCATCGACGCCAACCGCATGATCAGCGCCACCTTCCTGATCGGCGGGGCGCTGGGCGGCATCAGCGGCGTGCTGTTCGGCGTGAAGTTCGGCACCGTGAACGCCTACTCGGGCTTCGATCCGGGAATCATCGCCTTTACGGCGGCCGTGCTGGGCGGCATCGGGTCGATTCCGGGAGCCGTGCTGGGCGGCCTGTTGCTGGGCGTGATCCAGAACCTGATCGGCGTGAGCAACATCTTCGGCAGCCTGCTGGGGATCGCCAACCTCGAAGCGATCGATGCCAGCTACCAGCGCATCGGGGCCTTTCTGGTGCTGGTGCTGATCCTGATCTTCAAGCCGACCGGCCTGCTCGGCAAGAGCAACGTGGAGAAGGTATGA
- a CDS encoding branched-chain amino acid ABC transporter substrate-binding protein: MKKTALSLSVLAALALGSASAQTTVKIATLSPLSGGQSDLGLQIRNGAQLAVNEYKAQFQRLGMNLQLVAYDDQADPATGTAQARKIASDRAILAVVGTLNSGVAIPSSQALASSRVAMVSPANTANQVTDRGLSNMNRIVARDDAQGPAGANFITGNLKAKKVYILNDKTAYGEGLAKEVEKALKAKGTQVVGNEGTEEKSDFSSIVAKIRLQKPDAIYFGGIYNQVGVFIKQLRENGITTPVVGGDGLDSSELATIAGKGASNIYFTTVAAPIEALPAAKTFAANFQKTFNDGAQGFGAFGYDAAKVVLQGILKAAQANGNKAPSRQQVEAAIRKGSFTGLLSGNVSFNSVGDRKAATLYVMNVEGGKYKLATSVPVRPVRQ; the protein is encoded by the coding sequence ATGAAGAAGACTGCCCTGAGCCTGTCCGTACTGGCCGCCCTCGCCCTGGGAAGCGCCAGCGCCCAGACGACCGTCAAGATCGCCACCCTCTCGCCGCTCTCGGGTGGCCAGAGTGACCTCGGCCTCCAGATTCGTAACGGCGCGCAGCTGGCCGTCAACGAGTACAAGGCGCAGTTCCAGCGGCTGGGCATGAACCTGCAACTCGTCGCCTACGACGACCAGGCCGACCCCGCGACCGGCACCGCCCAGGCGCGCAAGATTGCTTCCGACCGCGCGATTCTCGCGGTGGTGGGCACCCTGAACTCGGGCGTGGCGATTCCCAGCAGCCAGGCGCTGGCGTCCAGCCGCGTGGCGATGGTCAGCCCGGCCAACACCGCCAACCAGGTCACCGACCGCGGCCTGAGCAACATGAACCGCATCGTGGCGCGCGACGACGCGCAGGGTCCGGCGGGAGCGAACTTCATCACCGGCAACCTCAAGGCCAAGAAGGTCTACATCCTCAACGACAAGACCGCCTACGGCGAGGGCCTCGCCAAGGAAGTCGAAAAGGCGCTGAAGGCCAAGGGCACCCAGGTCGTCGGCAACGAGGGCACCGAGGAAAAGAGCGACTTTTCCTCCATCGTCGCCAAGATCCGGCTGCAAAAGCCCGACGCGATCTACTTCGGCGGCATCTACAACCAGGTGGGCGTGTTCATCAAGCAGCTGCGTGAAAACGGCATCACCACCCCGGTCGTCGGCGGTGACGGCCTGGACTCCTCCGAACTCGCCACCATCGCGGGCAAGGGGGCCAGCAACATCTACTTCACGACCGTGGCGGCCCCCATCGAGGCGCTCCCGGCCGCCAAGACCTTCGCCGCCAACTTCCAGAAGACCTTCAACGACGGCGCGCAGGGCTTCGGCGCCTTTGGCTACGACGCCGCCAAGGTCGTCTTGCAGGGCATCCTGAAGGCCGCTCAGGCCAACGGCAACAAGGCGCCCAGCCGCCAGCAGGTCGAGGCCGCCATCCGCAAGGGCAGCTTCACCGGCCTGCTCTCGGGCAACGTGTCGTTCAACAGCGTGGGCGACCGCAAGGCCGCGACCCTCTACGTGATGAACGTGGAAGGCGGCAAGTACAAGCTGGCGACCAGCGTGCCGGTCAGGCCCGTCCGGCAGTAA
- the glnA gene encoding type I glutamate--ammonia ligase, with protein sequence MTPPLPTLQALLDRLLQAEVEFLRLQFTDILGATKNVEVPRSQFEKALRGDVTFDGSAVEGFTRVEESDMLLSPDLSTFLIYPPFSREDEEGGRVARLICDVTLPDGTPFGGDPRRVLRRQIERAAALGFEMSVGTEPEFFLFERPAPGSGVRQGTVTHDRAGYFDLAPIDRGERIRREITHRLVGMGFEIEAAHHEVAPGQHEIDFRYAPALEAADRIATFKFVVKRVALEYGLLASFLPKPIQGVSGSGMHCHLSLWRGGENAFADPEGDGGLSQTARQFIAGLLEHAGGMAAITNPLVNSYKRLVPGFEAPVNVAWSTGNRSALIRIPAKRGPSTRAEVRMPDPSCNPYLALAVMLAAGLDGIEQGLEPPPAIARNIFRMTVREKRHHRIRELPGDLREAVDELEKDPVIAGALGEHVMDHFVAAKRAEWAEYSAAVHAWELERYLDLI encoded by the coding sequence ATGACCCCCCCTCTCCCCACCCTTCAGGCCCTGCTCGACCGCCTCTTGCAGGCAGAGGTCGAATTTCTGCGGCTGCAATTCACCGACATCCTGGGCGCGACGAAGAACGTGGAGGTGCCGCGCTCGCAGTTCGAGAAGGCCCTGCGCGGCGACGTGACCTTCGACGGCAGCGCGGTCGAGGGCTTTACCCGGGTCGAGGAGAGCGACATGCTGCTCTCGCCGGACCTCTCGACCTTCCTGATCTATCCGCCCTTCTCGCGCGAGGACGAGGAGGGGGGCCGGGTCGCGCGGCTGATCTGCGACGTGACCCTGCCGGACGGCACCCCGTTCGGGGGTGATCCGCGGCGGGTGCTGCGGCGGCAGATCGAGCGGGCCGCCGCGCTGGGTTTCGAGATGTCGGTGGGCACCGAACCCGAGTTCTTCCTGTTCGAGCGCCCGGCTCCCGGCAGCGGAGTCAGGCAGGGCACCGTGACCCACGACCGCGCCGGGTATTTCGACCTCGCGCCCATCGACCGGGGCGAGCGGATCCGCCGCGAGATCACCCACCGGCTGGTCGGCATGGGCTTCGAGATCGAGGCCGCCCACCACGAGGTCGCGCCCGGCCAACACGAGATCGACTTTCGCTACGCCCCCGCGCTGGAGGCCGCCGACCGCATCGCCACCTTCAAGTTCGTGGTCAAAAGGGTGGCGTTGGAATACGGTCTGCTGGCCTCCTTCCTGCCCAAGCCGATCCAGGGCGTCAGCGGCTCGGGGATGCACTGTCACCTCAGCCTGTGGCGCGGGGGCGAGAACGCCTTTGCCGACCCCGAGGGCGACGGGGGCCTCTCGCAGACCGCGCGGCAGTTCATCGCGGGGCTGCTGGAGCACGCGGGCGGCATGGCGGCGATCACCAACCCGCTGGTGAATTCCTACAAGCGGCTGGTCCCCGGCTTCGAGGCGCCCGTCAACGTGGCCTGGAGCACCGGCAACCGCTCGGCGCTGATCCGCATTCCGGCCAAGCGCGGCCCCTCCACCCGCGCCGAGGTGCGGATGCCCGACCCCTCGTGCAACCCCTACCTCGCGCTGGCGGTGATGCTCGCGGCGGGCCTGGACGGCATCGAGCAGGGCCTGGAGCCGCCCCCCGCCATCGCCCGCAACATCTTCCGCATGACCGTTCGCGAAAAGCGCCACCACCGCATCCGCGAGTTGCCGGGCGACCTGCGCGAGGCCGTGGACGAACTCGAAAAGGACCCGGTGATCGCGGGCGCGCTGGGAGAGCACGTCATGGACCATTTCGTGGCCGCCAAACGAGCCGAGTGGGCCGAGTACAGCGCCGCCGTCCACGCCTGGGAGCTGGAGCGCTACCTCGACCTGATCTGA
- a CDS encoding glutamine synthetase III has product MNHDFDVISAARNWRVDASAPATPAQVVGELFASDVLTLEQLKTRLSKPDYRSLRATVERGARLDPAIADTVALAMKTWAMEKGATHYTHWFQPLTGSTAEKHDSFVSPNGDGLAIATFSGKELIQAEPDASSFPSGGLRATFEARGYTAWDSSSPAFLIRHANGATLCIPTAFASWTGEALDLKTPLLRSVEALNQAVTPALRLFGASAGTRVGSSLGAEQEYFLIAEEYFFRRPDLVMTGRTLFGARPPRGQELEDHYFGAIPDRVLSFMTDAEMQLYALGIPVKTRHNEVAPGQFEIAPIYESSNVAADHQQLIMQVLRNTARKYGLVALLHEKPFAGVNGSGKHCNWSMATDAGENLLEPGDTPHENLQFLFFCAAVIRAVDEHQDLLRISVAGASNDHRLGANEAPPAILSIFLGSELTDILDRLESGRGGRGPEAGLLGLGSSVLPPIPRHAGDRNRTSPFAFTGNKFEFRAVGSSQSISFPVTVLNTIIADAVQALTADLQTRLDAGADLDDAVGEIVRETYAAHKRVVFNGDGYSEDWHHEAEHGRGLLNLRTSLDAIPLLTSPKNAALFERFGVLTGRELTARQEIMYDIYFKTVNIEGETTEYVAQTMILPAAVRYLGDLRQAGAGRAVQGLAAQVEAAADALYDALLHLGEQNRALGGDEVHEKAHHMRDHVLPAMTEVRQAADALEKVVADLHWPLPSYRQMLFVK; this is encoded by the coding sequence ATGAACCACGATTTCGACGTGATTTCCGCCGCCCGCAACTGGCGTGTTGACGCTTCCGCCCCGGCCACGCCCGCGCAGGTGGTGGGCGAACTGTTTGCCAGCGACGTGCTGACGCTCGAACAGCTCAAGACCCGCCTGAGCAAGCCCGACTACCGGAGCCTGCGGGCGACCGTGGAGCGCGGCGCGCGGCTCGACCCCGCGATTGCCGACACGGTGGCGCTGGCGATGAAAACCTGGGCGATGGAAAAGGGCGCGACCCACTACACCCACTGGTTCCAGCCGCTGACCGGCTCGACCGCCGAGAAGCACGATTCGTTCGTCTCGCCCAACGGGGACGGGCTGGCGATCGCCACCTTCAGCGGCAAGGAGCTGATCCAGGCCGAACCCGACGCCTCTTCTTTTCCGTCGGGCGGCCTGCGCGCGACCTTCGAGGCGCGCGGCTACACCGCCTGGGATTCGAGCAGCCCGGCTTTTCTGATTCGCCACGCCAACGGGGCGACCCTGTGCATCCCGACCGCCTTCGCCTCGTGGACCGGCGAGGCCCTCGACCTCAAGACGCCGCTGCTGCGCTCGGTCGAGGCACTGAACCAGGCGGTGACGCCCGCCTTGCGGCTCTTCGGGGCCTCGGCGGGCACCCGGGTGGGCAGCAGCCTGGGCGCCGAGCAGGAGTATTTCCTGATCGCCGAGGAGTACTTCTTTCGCCGCCCCGACCTGGTGATGACCGGCCGGACGCTGTTCGGGGCGCGGCCCCCGCGCGGTCAGGAGCTGGAGGACCACTACTTCGGCGCGATTCCCGACCGGGTGCTGAGCTTCATGACCGACGCCGAGATGCAGCTGTACGCCCTGGGCATCCCGGTCAAGACCCGCCACAACGAGGTCGCGCCCGGCCAGTTCGAGATCGCGCCCATCTACGAGAGCAGCAACGTGGCCGCCGACCACCAGCAGCTGATCATGCAGGTGCTGCGCAACACCGCCCGCAAGTACGGTCTGGTGGCGCTCCTGCACGAGAAGCCTTTCGCGGGCGTCAACGGCAGCGGCAAGCACTGCAACTGGAGCATGGCGACCGACGCGGGCGAGAACCTGCTGGAACCCGGCGACACCCCGCACGAGAACCTCCAGTTCCTGTTCTTCTGCGCCGCCGTGATCAGGGCGGTGGACGAGCACCAGGACCTCTTGAGAATCAGTGTGGCGGGCGCCAGCAACGACCACCGCCTGGGCGCCAACGAGGCCCCGCCCGCGATCCTCTCCATCTTCCTGGGCAGCGAACTGACCGATATCCTCGACCGGCTGGAAAGTGGCCGGGGCGGGCGCGGCCCCGAGGCCGGGCTGCTGGGCCTGGGGTCAAGCGTGCTGCCGCCCATCCCCAGGCACGCCGGGGACCGCAACCGCACCAGCCCCTTTGCCTTTACCGGTAACAAGTTCGAGTTCCGGGCGGTCGGCAGCAGCCAGAGCATCTCCTTTCCGGTCACGGTGCTGAACACCATCATCGCGGACGCGGTGCAGGCCCTCACGGCGGACCTCCAGACCCGGCTGGACGCGGGCGCCGACCTCGACGACGCGGTGGGCGAGATCGTGCGCGAGACGTACGCGGCCCACAAGCGGGTGGTCTTCAACGGGGACGGCTACTCCGAGGACTGGCACCACGAGGCCGAGCACGGGCGCGGGCTGCTGAACCTGCGCACCAGCCTCGACGCGATTCCGCTGCTGACCAGCCCCAAGAACGCCGCGCTGTTCGAGCGCTTCGGGGTCCTGACCGGGCGCGAGTTGACGGCCCGGCAGGAGATCATGTACGACATCTACTTCAAGACCGTGAACATCGAGGGCGAGACGACCGAGTACGTCGCCCAGACGATGATCCTGCCCGCCGCCGTGCGTTACCTGGGCGACCTGCGTCAGGCGGGAGCGGGCCGCGCCGTGCAGGGCCTCGCCGCGCAGGTCGAGGCCGCCGCCGACGCCCTCTACGACGCCCTCTTGCACCTGGGCGAGCAAAACCGCGCCCTGGGCGGCGACGAGGTCCACGAAAAAGCCCACCACATGCGCGACCACGTCCTGCCCGCCATGACCGAGGTCCGTCAGGCCGCCGACGCGCTGGAAAAGGTGGTCGCGGACCTGCACTGGCCGCTGCCCAGCTACCGGCAGATGCTGTTCGTGAAGTGA
- a CDS encoding AAC(3) family N-acetyltransferase yields MLNLLRKPAVSAADLDEGLASLGLDGSRHVIVHASLRAFGQLDGGARTVVDTLAARAATVVAPAFTYSTLLRHATSPVHARFHRDLRVSRDIGRVPQELVERPEARRSFHPTLSFVALGAEAERITAAQTLSSPYQPVGALYDLDGFALLMGVDFGSNTTVHYGEHVAGMPLLTRYVPLGDQVLPTAFPNCSADFGRLEPHVRGVSTRVGGAELRLYRVRELVDATVRLLTQDPEALLCTYPSCRCQEVRRLVRQQGLTPRPLW; encoded by the coding sequence GTGCTGAACCTGCTGCGCAAGCCCGCTGTCTCGGCGGCCGACCTCGACGAGGGGCTGGCCTCGCTGGGGCTGGACGGCTCCCGGCACGTCATCGTCCACGCCAGCCTGCGCGCCTTCGGGCAACTCGACGGCGGCGCGCGCACGGTGGTGGACACCCTCGCGGCGCGGGCGGCGACCGTGGTGGCCCCCGCCTTTACCTACAGCACGCTGCTGCGGCACGCGACCTCGCCGGTCCACGCCCGTTTCCACCGGGACCTGCGGGTGAGCCGCGACATCGGCCGGGTGCCGCAGGAACTGGTCGAGCGCCCGGAGGCCCGGCGCTCCTTTCACCCCACCCTCAGCTTCGTCGCGCTGGGGGCAGAGGCTGAGCGGATCACGGCGGCGCAGACGCTCTCCAGCCCCTACCAGCCGGTCGGCGCGCTGTACGACCTCGACGGCTTCGCGCTGCTGATGGGGGTGGATTTCGGCAGCAACACGACCGTCCACTACGGCGAGCACGTCGCTGGAATGCCGCTGCTGACCCGGTACGTGCCGCTGGGGGACCAGGTGCTGCCCACCGCCTTTCCCAACTGCTCGGCGGATTTCGGGCGGCTCGAACCCCACGTGCGCGGGGTGAGCACCCGGGTGGGCGGCGCCGAGCTGCGGCTCTACCGGGTGCGCGAGCTGGTGGACGCCACCGTCCGGCTGCTGACCCAGGACCCCGAAGCCTTGCTGTGCACCTATCCCTCCTGCCGCTGCCAGGAGGTCCGGCGCCTGGTGCGCCAGCAGGGCCTGACGCCCCGCCCGCTGTGGTGA